One genomic region from Diachasmimorpha longicaudata isolate KC_UGA_2023 chromosome 18, iyDiaLong2, whole genome shotgun sequence encodes:
- the LOC135170751 gene encoding golgin subfamily A member 6-like protein 1: MLLSFREDTVRALKKANEEGEGIRGEIRVMNEKWEKWENEWEEEKRRMQEGIMDIGETVIEMRKEQKTDIAQANVRLTRLEEKLSRMDELEELVKGLRLGGEESSGRAVSAGEASKENEQLKRRVWELEWKKEKKVRERRKWNLIVRKFQVGKRDGREEVEKLFTEVMQAQGVLVKGVKKFGGGVDKKERGSVVVELENKEQKRWIMGSRASLKGRQEVLDHDRTRKERKMLWNLEKVEMVERARNSGVAIRRGMIWVNGVRWRYDEATEKLYNVKEEEWRMPELREQGKKGNMEAEAIEVQEGTEKAKEGEQALGEQ, encoded by the coding sequence ATGTTACTGAGTTTCAGGGAAGATACTGTCAGGGCATTGAAGAAGGCGAAtgaagagggagagggaattAGAGGAGAGATAAGGGTAATGAATGAGAAATGGGAGAAGTGGGAGAATGAAtgggaggaggaaaaaaggcGAATGCAAGAAGGGATAATGGATATAGGAGAGACAGTCATAGAAATGAGGAAGGAGCAAAAGACCGATATAGCCCAAGCGAATGTCAGACTCACACGGTTGGAGGAAAAGTTGAGTAGGATGGATGAACTGGAGGAGTTGGTAAAGGGATTGAGGTTGGGGGGAGAAGAGAGTAGCGGGAGGGCAGTGAGCGCAGGGGAGGCAAGTAAAGAAAACGAGCAGTTGAAGAGAAGAGTGTGGGAACTGGAGTggaaaaaggaaaagaaaGTAAGGGAGAGAAGAAAGTGGAACTTGATTGTCAGGAAATTTCAGGTAGGGAAGAGGGATGGACGAGAggaagtggaaaaattattcacagagGTGATGCAAGCGCAGGGAGTCCTTGTCAAAGGGGTTAAGAAAttcggggggggggtggaCAAAAAGGAGAGAGGATCAGTTGTGGTGGAGCTGGAGAACAAGGAGCAAAAAAGATGGATCATGGGAAGTAGGGCAAGTCTGAAAGGGAGACAGGAGGTATTAGACCATGATAGAACTcgaaaggagagaaaaatgttgtGGAATCTGGAGAAGGTAGAGATGGTGGAAAGAGCGAGGAACAGTGGAGTAGCTATTAGGCGGGGGATGATATGGGTCAACGGAGTGCGATGGCGGTACGACGAGGCAACAGAGAAGTTATATAATGTAAAGGAAGAAGAGTGGAGAATGCCAGAGCTGAGAGAGCAGGGCAAGAAAGGAAATATGGAAGCGGAGGCTATAGAGGTGCAAGAAGGGACCGAGAAAGCAAAAGAAGGAGAACAGGCGCTGGGGGAACAGTAA
- the LOC135170782 gene encoding uncharacterized protein LOC135170782, with protein sequence MVNFCHRDLVAVVMRLQGKARAEDIVFCSAYFPHDSPTPPPTKELRDLVNHCRAKRLPLIIGCDANAQNVVGSRPTFVTSRCQCIIDITMCTRRLAGRCMDWRVDREDTHSDHRRIRFSIEGCAKLQQFTCAETQGPPTGTPLRGTCRKGSGQGNKVPWWSRELDRLRSQSRRLGNRAYRSKRGLDSVQKCAGGVQEAHQTIKGAHLENILVLSGVPAQRLGGITLTSGETITEPREVLQHLVCAHFPDSIMEHPAECPEADWMRSGSGDLDWELAARIVTLDRLRWAVDSFEMHKSPGPTGIYPALLRRGGPLLPRRLLPALRACLALGYVPSRWREVRVVFLLKPGKCSYDNAKAYRPISLCSFLLKTLERLVRQAH encoded by the exons atggttaacttctgccacagagacCTGGTGGCGGTTGTCATGAGGCTTCAGGGGAAGGCAAGAGCGGAGGACATTGTTTTCTGCTCGGCCTACTTTCCGCATGACTCaccgacaccaccacctactAAGGAactgcgtgatctggtgaacCACTGCAGAGCTAAAAGGctgccactcatcataggatgcgacgcaaacgcgcagaacgtggt gggctcgaggcccacATTTGTCACCTCgcgctgtcaatgtatcattgacataaccatgtgcacccgccgaCTGGCGGGGCGATGCATGGACTGGAGAGTCGACCGGGAGGACACACATTCCGACCATCGACGCATTAGATTTAGCATTGAGGGTTGTGCCAAGCTACAGCAGTTTAcctgcgcagaaacccaagggccaccgactgggactcctttGAGAGGAACCTGCAGGAAAGGCTCAGG GCAAGGGAAcaaagtgccttggtggagtCGAGAActggacaggctgagaagccagtccaggagaCTCGGTAACCGAGCGTACAGATCCAAGAGAggactggactctgtacagaaatgcGCAGGGggagtacaagaggctcatcaaacaattaaaggagctcacctggagaACATACT GGTTCTCTCGGGGGTCCCTGCACAGAGGttgggtggaatcacgctgacaagcggagagaccatcacagaaccgcgagaggtccttcAGCATCTGGTTTGCGCGCACTTTCCGGACTCTATTATGGAGCACCCAGCAGAGTGCCCTGAGGCAGACTGGATGCGATCAGGAAGCGGCGATCtcgactgggagctagccgcaagaatagtaacgctggacaggctgcggtgggcggtggactccttcgaaatgcACAAGAGCCCGGGTCCGACCGGAATAtatccggccctcttgcgaagagggggtCCATTGCTCCCGCGCAGACTGCTACCGGCACTGagggcctgcctagcattgggctatgtgcccagcaggtggcgggaagtcagaGTTGTTTTTCTCCTTAAgccgggtaaatgcagctatGATAATGCAAAAGCCTACCGACCGATCAGTCTATGCTCCTTCCTGCTGAAGACGCTAGAAAGACTGGTGAGAcaggcacattaa
- the LOC135170783 gene encoding uncharacterized protein LOC135170783, with translation MASLVYSWIWDRAGWPEDLRRDDPAERDKDKKIFIYSDSRRALRAIIKYECCSKLVGECVEVMEEIAVNNRLEVAWIPGHTGIRGDEKADELAKNECRWVSQGGLERVGVHTDFVKDLVKERGDRRIVVRWGSETGARHTKSLLERPTRKIAEALLGLNRAKLRAIVGLITGHWPVALYLSRRGKRTDPLCKSCGLTEKDPPHLCTRCSRLDEVRWDVFGPACIDIHVDRDGIKGLDELTRRAQIIETSD, from the exons ATGGCTAGTCTGGTATATTCATGGATCTGGG ACAGAGCTGGCTGGCCTGAGGACCTGCGCCGGGATGATCCTGCAGAAAGGGACAAGgacaaaaagatcttcatctactcagacaGCAGACGCGCGCTGAGGGCAATAATCAAATATGAGTGTTGCTCAAAACTAGTCGGTGAATGCGTCGAGGTGATGGAGGAAATCGCCGTAAACAATCGGCTAGAGGTGGCTTGGATTCCGGGCCACACTGGTATCAGAGGCGATGagaaagccgatgagctagccAAGAACGAATGCAGATGGGTCTCTCAGGGGGGACTGGAGCGCGTGGGCGTGCACACCGactttgtgaaggacctggtcaaggaacgtgGAGACAGGAGGATTGTGGTTAGGTGGGGCTCGGAAACGGGCGCCAGACACACAAAATCCCTCTTGGAAAGACCCACTAGGAAGATTGCAGAAGctctgttgggcctaaacagggctAAGCTCCGAGctatagtggggcttatcactggacactggcccgtGGCTCTGTACCTATCGAGGAGAGGTAAAaggactgaccccctatgcaaaagtTGCGGGCTGACGGAGAAGGATCCTcctcacctatgcacaagatgcagcagGCTCGATGAAGTCAGATGGGACGTTTTTGGGCCTGCATGCATAGATATacatgtcgacagggacggtatCAAGGGTCTCGACGAGTTAACGCGTAGGGCACAGATAATCGagaccagcgactag